A genomic stretch from Nocardia wallacei includes:
- a CDS encoding DUF6319 family protein codes for MSSRRTKSQPLSDIEIRQIAAEITDGRPPMVWFTADAVGVPEGRSGKVVALGDPAEGDFLQVRPTGSKDVLSFSPTEVTLTKPARAKPPATKQAPKKTTATRKDTAVSMPSTVNPAPTPPGPAPVQPAVTEAPKPAAPAPKPPAKQSQGAAARPAREKSAGTARKSKTPEVTVTLSGTADGEWTVDVTHGKKRTRGLSVPGATVAQAAKILHPEVAEVVDAVLESVRSSQRAKVEQLQAELEQARRLLDDLSG; via the coding sequence ATGTCGTCCCGTCGAACCAAGTCGCAACCCTTGTCGGACATCGAGATTCGGCAGATAGCCGCGGAGATCACCGACGGCCGCCCGCCGATGGTCTGGTTCACCGCGGATGCGGTGGGTGTGCCGGAGGGGCGTTCGGGCAAGGTGGTCGCACTCGGTGACCCCGCCGAGGGCGATTTCCTGCAGGTGCGCCCCACCGGCTCCAAGGATGTGCTGTCGTTCTCGCCGACCGAGGTCACGCTGACCAAACCGGCCCGCGCGAAACCACCGGCCACGAAGCAAGCCCCCAAGAAGACAACGGCAACCAGGAAGGACACCGCAGTGAGCATGCCGTCGACCGTCAACCCTGCGCCGACGCCACCCGGCCCGGCCCCGGTCCAGCCCGCTGTCACCGAGGCTCCCAAACCGGCCGCCCCGGCTCCGAAACCGCCCGCCAAGCAGAGCCAGGGCGCCGCCGCGCGCCCGGCCCGCGAGAAGAGCGCCGGCACCGCCCGCAAGTCCAAGACCCCGGAGGTGACGGTCACGCTGTCCGGCACCGCCGACGGGGAGTGGACGGTCGACGTGACGCACGGCAAGAAGCGCACGCGCGGCCTGTCGGTCCCCGGCGCCACGGTCGCCCAGGCCGCCAAGATCCTGCACCCGGAGGTCGCCGAGGTGGTCGACGCGGTGCTGGAGTCGGTGCGCAGCAGCCAGCGCGCGAAAGTCGAACAGCTGCAGGCGGAATTGGAGCAGGCCCGCCGCCTGCTCGACGACCTGTCGGGCTGA
- a CDS encoding isopenicillin N synthase family dioxygenase encodes MNARLPLIDISRFRGTAAQRARFLAELRYAAHEIGFFYVVGHGVPESLTNGIFDVAKEFFALPLEQRLEIENIHSPQFRGYTGTGHEYTAGSPDRREQIDIGPERPAVPPAPGQPAWQRLIGPNQWPAALPQLRATTLAWQAEALRVSREVLRALAAALGQDEGYFDAWFDEEASTHIKIIHYPGRDTGDDDQGVGAHKDYGYLALLQQDAVGGLQVQGPDGWIDAVPVAGSFVFNIGEMLEIATQGYLTATKHRVVSPPPGVDRYSVPFFLGPRLDAVVEPLELPAELAARARGVSADADNPLLAQYGENALIGWLRSHPAVAERWWSDILAERT; translated from the coding sequence GTGAACGCCCGCCTGCCGCTCATCGATATTTCGCGCTTCCGCGGGACGGCCGCGCAGCGCGCCCGGTTCTTGGCCGAATTGCGTTATGCCGCACACGAAATAGGCTTCTTCTACGTCGTGGGCCACGGCGTGCCCGAGTCGCTGACCAACGGGATCTTCGACGTGGCGAAGGAGTTCTTCGCGCTGCCCCTGGAGCAGCGGCTGGAGATCGAGAACATCCACTCCCCGCAATTCCGCGGGTACACCGGCACCGGTCACGAATACACCGCCGGTTCGCCCGACCGGCGCGAGCAGATCGACATCGGCCCGGAGCGCCCGGCTGTCCCGCCCGCGCCCGGACAGCCCGCGTGGCAGCGCCTGATCGGTCCCAACCAGTGGCCCGCGGCGCTGCCGCAATTGCGCGCGACGACGCTCGCCTGGCAGGCGGAGGCGCTGCGAGTGAGCCGGGAAGTGTTGCGCGCGTTGGCCGCTGCGCTCGGTCAGGACGAGGGCTACTTCGACGCCTGGTTCGACGAGGAGGCGTCCACGCACATCAAGATCATCCATTATCCCGGCCGCGACACCGGCGACGACGATCAGGGCGTCGGCGCGCACAAGGACTACGGCTACCTGGCCCTGCTCCAGCAGGACGCGGTGGGCGGCCTCCAGGTACAGGGCCCGGACGGCTGGATCGACGCGGTGCCCGTCGCGGGCAGCTTCGTGTTCAATATCGGCGAGATGCTGGAGATCGCCACCCAGGGCTACCTGACCGCGACCAAGCATCGCGTGGTGAGCCCGCCGCCGGGCGTCGACCGCTACTCGGTGCCGTTCTTCCTCGGACCCCGGCTGGATGCCGTGGTCGAACCGCTGGAACTCCCGGCGGAGCTGGCGGCCCGCGCCCGCGGTGTCAGCGCCGACGCCGACAATCCGCTGCTGGCACAGTACGGCGAGAACGCCCTGATCGGCTGGCTGCGCTCGCATCCGGCCGTCGCCGAGCGCTGGTGGAGCGACATACTGGCCGAACGCACGTGA
- a CDS encoding maleylpyruvate isomerase N-terminal domain-containing protein yields the protein MSSRHLLALRDERQAVLDFCAELSVADLAAPSAAPGWSVADVLIHLTVTARAIVTPTALALATTRDLERLNNQLVDVRRSHSTKHVTSDFTKWSGRGCAALRALTAPGIDRIPFRIGELGWYPLGLVPAMLVFDWHTHMRHDLAVALDRPIPPTDPRRMASMLTWLTVLLERSHREALSWLDAPVAITLTGPGGGSWRLEPRGGRIRVRPGPVTTAAARIAALAEEFPLWSTRRLSWRACAVAVTGDVELGTRVLDSINLV from the coding sequence ATGAGTTCGCGGCACCTGTTGGCACTGCGCGACGAGCGGCAGGCCGTGCTCGACTTCTGTGCCGAGCTGAGCGTGGCGGATCTGGCCGCCCCGAGCGCGGCGCCGGGATGGTCGGTTGCCGACGTGCTCATCCACCTGACCGTCACCGCGCGCGCGATCGTCACCCCGACCGCGTTGGCGCTCGCGACCACGCGCGATCTCGAACGCCTGAACAATCAGCTGGTGGACGTCCGGCGCTCGCATTCGACCAAGCACGTGACATCGGACTTCACCAAGTGGAGCGGGCGCGGCTGCGCCGCCCTGCGGGCGCTGACCGCGCCGGGCATCGACCGGATCCCCTTCCGAATCGGCGAATTGGGTTGGTATCCATTGGGTCTCGTCCCCGCCATGCTCGTTTTCGACTGGCACACCCATATGCGCCACGACCTGGCGGTGGCCCTCGACCGCCCGATCCCGCCCACCGACCCGCGCCGCATGGCCTCGATGCTGACCTGGCTCACCGTGCTGCTGGAGCGCTCGCACCGGGAGGCGCTGAGCTGGCTGGACGCCCCCGTCGCCATCACCCTGACCGGACCGGGCGGGGGCAGCTGGCGCCTGGAGCCGCGTGGCGGGCGGATCCGGGTGCGTCCGGGCCCGGTCACCACGGCCGCGGCCCGAATCGCCGCTCTCGCAGAGGAATTCCCGTTGTGGAGCACGCGCCGCCTGTCCTGGCGAGCCTGCGCGGTCGCCGTCACGGGCGACGTCGAACTCGGCACGCGAGTGCTGGATTCCATCAACCTGGTGTGA
- a CDS encoding sensor domain-containing diguanylate cyclase, producing MASQEVTRRWADALDGVVAPTLTRTQVEDLLADLCAQLLAVLRDDGDAGMVARSAATALVAANYKDSAAVARTVPIICRDMVEALCPERTGAEYERLRDRAVTVAAEFAAGFTAALRTRALTEQEATLTAALGAVEQAQAQRQLSEARFAAIFAGASVGIGTVDAATGTVLDANAAMAEMLGVPAELIPGRSVAEVLGADNIGPAYAQFEQLLAGRIDRFRIETKTLRPDGTTAIIDLSMSAVRDARGEVRFLVGVSVDITERQALAAQLWHDAHHDNLTGLANRVLFFDRLAHAAPPIGLCYLDLDGFKEVNDEHGHTVGDRVLRAVAERLRAAAAPDGLAARLGGDEFIVLRERCADTEQLVSLSGRLLAALAEPIVVAGQSISVGASVGTALVTQHPEAIDDLMHTVDTAMYRNKAARHRPGSRSRQHQ from the coding sequence GTGGCATCGCAGGAGGTGACCCGGCGGTGGGCCGACGCGCTCGACGGCGTCGTCGCACCGACCCTCACCCGCACCCAGGTCGAGGATCTGCTCGCCGACCTGTGCGCGCAGCTGCTGGCCGTCCTGCGCGACGACGGCGACGCCGGCATGGTGGCCCGCTCCGCGGCGACGGCCCTGGTCGCCGCCAACTACAAGGATTCGGCGGCGGTCGCCCGGACCGTGCCGATCATCTGCCGCGACATGGTCGAGGCGCTCTGCCCGGAACGCACCGGGGCCGAGTACGAGCGGTTGCGGGACCGGGCCGTCACCGTCGCCGCCGAGTTCGCGGCCGGGTTCACCGCGGCGCTGCGGACCAGGGCGCTGACCGAGCAGGAGGCGACATTGACCGCCGCGCTGGGCGCGGTCGAGCAGGCCCAGGCACAGCGCCAGCTGTCCGAGGCGCGTTTCGCGGCCATCTTCGCGGGCGCCTCGGTCGGTATCGGCACCGTCGACGCCGCCACCGGCACCGTGCTGGACGCGAACGCGGCGATGGCCGAAATGCTCGGTGTCCCAGCGGAACTCATTCCCGGCCGCTCGGTCGCCGAGGTGCTGGGCGCGGACAACATCGGTCCGGCCTACGCGCAGTTCGAGCAGTTGCTGGCGGGCCGGATCGACCGCTTCCGGATCGAGACCAAGACCCTGCGGCCCGACGGCACCACGGCCATCATCGACCTGTCGATGTCGGCGGTGCGGGACGCGCGCGGGGAGGTCCGCTTCCTCGTCGGTGTCTCCGTCGACATCACCGAACGCCAGGCGCTCGCCGCGCAGCTGTGGCACGACGCCCACCACGACAACCTCACCGGCCTGGCGAACCGGGTGCTGTTCTTCGACCGGCTCGCACACGCCGCCCCGCCCATCGGGCTGTGCTATCTGGATCTGGACGGATTCAAGGAGGTCAACGACGAGCACGGCCACACCGTCGGCGATCGCGTGTTGCGCGCGGTCGCCGAGCGGCTGCGGGCGGCCGCCGCGCCGGACGGCTTGGCCGCGCGGCTCGGCGGCGACGAATTCATCGTGCTGCGGGAGCGGTGCGCCGATACCGAGCAGCTGGTGTCGCTGTCCGGGCGGCTGCTGGCCGCTCTCGCCGAGCCGATCGTCGTGGCGGGACAATCGATCTCGGTCGGAGCGTCGGTGGGTACGGCGCTGGTTACCCAGCATCCCGAGGCGATCGACGATCTGATGCACACCGTCGATACCGCCATGTACCGCAACAAGGCCGCGCGGCATCGCCCGGGTTCACGCTCGCGACAGCATCAATAG
- a CDS encoding HAD family hydrolase, translating to MSAEDAETMALSAEKPVRAVVFDMDGLLLDSERLALESLTGAAAELGYRVPPEFCRGMIGQPADRSRALVAATYGPQFPVEEFFARHETGLARLVDAGRLTLKPGVHEILDELDARALPRAIATSSGRARTDHHLRAAGIADRFDAVVTRQDVRQGKPHPEPYLTATAALAADPEYTLALEDSPNGLRAAHAAGLRCLLIPDLVDPTAETRELAHRVLADLHQAIAYLADTDSAVSAREELPDVLA from the coding sequence ATGAGTGCCGAGGACGCGGAGACGATGGCGCTGAGCGCCGAGAAACCGGTGCGCGCAGTGGTTTTCGATATGGACGGCCTGCTGCTGGACTCCGAGCGGCTGGCGCTGGAATCGCTGACCGGCGCAGCCGCGGAGCTGGGTTATCGAGTGCCGCCGGAATTCTGCCGCGGCATGATCGGGCAACCCGCCGACCGCTCCCGCGCACTCGTCGCCGCCACGTACGGCCCGCAGTTCCCGGTCGAGGAGTTCTTCGCCCGCCACGAAACCGGGCTCGCCCGGCTCGTCGACGCCGGGCGCCTGACCCTGAAACCGGGCGTGCACGAGATCCTGGACGAACTGGACGCGCGGGCCCTGCCCCGCGCGATCGCGACCTCATCGGGCCGCGCACGCACCGATCACCACCTACGCGCGGCCGGGATCGCGGACCGCTTCGACGCGGTGGTGACCCGGCAGGACGTCCGGCAGGGCAAACCCCACCCCGAACCGTATCTGACCGCGACCGCTGCCCTCGCCGCCGATCCGGAATACACACTGGCCCTGGAGGATTCACCGAACGGGCTGCGCGCCGCCCACGCTGCCGGACTGCGCTGCCTGCTGATCCCCGACCTGGTGGATCCCACCGCCGAAACCCGGGAACTCGCACACCGGGTCCTCGCGGATCTCCACCAGGCGATCGCCTACCTCGCCGACACCGATTCCGCGGTCTCCGCCCGCGAGGAACTGCCGGACGTGCTCGCATAG
- a CDS encoding YaeQ family protein yields MALSATVYNFAVQLADVDRGVYADVELRVARHPSESAEFMVTRLLAYLLEYEDGIAFSDGGVSSTDEPAVLVRDLTGRLTAWIEIGAPAAERVHRGSKLADRVAVYTHREPDRVLAQLSGKPIHRAEAIPLYGFEPGFVDAAVAQLERRNTAGLSVTERRVYLDLNGVSLSTPIQEHRLG; encoded by the coding sequence ATGGCCCTCAGCGCGACCGTGTACAACTTCGCCGTCCAGCTCGCCGATGTGGACCGTGGCGTCTACGCGGATGTGGAATTGCGGGTCGCGCGCCACCCGTCGGAGTCGGCCGAGTTCATGGTGACGCGGCTGCTGGCCTATCTCCTCGAGTACGAAGACGGTATCGCGTTCAGCGACGGCGGCGTGTCGTCCACCGACGAACCCGCCGTGCTGGTGCGCGACCTCACCGGACGCCTCACCGCCTGGATCGAGATCGGCGCGCCCGCGGCCGAGCGCGTGCACCGCGGCAGCAAACTGGCCGACCGCGTCGCGGTCTACACCCACCGCGAGCCCGACCGGGTGCTGGCGCAACTGAGCGGCAAACCCATTCACCGCGCCGAGGCGATACCGCTGTACGGCTTCGAACCGGGTTTCGTCGACGCTGCCGTCGCACAGCTCGAGCGCCGCAACACCGCCGGTCTGTCCGTCACCGAGCGCCGCGTGTACCTCGACCTCAACGGCGTCAGCCTGAGCACGCCGATCCAGGAGCACCGGCTGGGGTGA
- a CDS encoding threonine aldolase family protein, with product MTDALRRHDTTVRAFASDNWAGIHPDVLAALATANGGHQPSYGADEYTTALRQIFARHFGEHAQVYPMCTGTGANVVALQAVLPRWGAVITAESAHVNSDECGAAEKVAGIKIYPVIAPGGKLTPELVDTQAWGRGNEHRAQPLALSITQTTELGTCYSVAEIRALCDHAHGLGMLVHMDGARLCNAAATLGLGLGEFTTAAGVDIVSFGGTKNGLLLGEAVVVLRPDRIHDITYLRMLTTQLASKMRFLSVQFEALLGGDLWLRNARHANAMAARLATAVRAAGVEIAHPVQSNAVFAILPPDVTARLRRRFPFHVWDEDTGEVRWMCAFDTTPEDVAAFAAAIEEEMSAARA from the coding sequence ATGACCGACGCTCTTCGCCGACACGACACCACCGTGCGTGCCTTCGCCAGCGACAACTGGGCCGGTATCCATCCGGACGTGCTGGCGGCGCTGGCCACGGCCAACGGCGGGCACCAACCCTCCTACGGCGCCGACGAATACACCACCGCGCTGCGACAGATCTTCGCCCGCCATTTCGGCGAGCATGCCCAGGTCTATCCGATGTGTACCGGCACCGGCGCCAATGTGGTTGCGCTGCAAGCTGTGTTGCCGCGCTGGGGTGCGGTGATCACTGCCGAGTCCGCGCACGTCAACTCCGACGAGTGCGGCGCCGCGGAGAAGGTGGCCGGGATCAAGATCTATCCGGTGATCGCCCCCGGCGGAAAGCTCACGCCCGAACTGGTCGACACGCAGGCGTGGGGCCGGGGCAACGAGCACCGGGCCCAGCCGCTCGCGCTCTCGATCACACAGACCACCGAACTGGGCACCTGCTATTCGGTCGCGGAGATCCGGGCGCTCTGCGACCACGCGCACGGCCTGGGCATGCTGGTGCACATGGACGGCGCCCGGCTGTGCAACGCGGCGGCGACCCTGGGCCTGGGGTTGGGCGAGTTCACCACCGCCGCCGGTGTGGACATCGTGTCCTTCGGCGGCACCAAGAACGGGCTGCTGCTCGGCGAGGCGGTGGTGGTCCTGCGCCCGGACCGCATCCACGACATCACCTACCTGCGCATGCTGACCACGCAGCTGGCCTCCAAGATGCGGTTCCTGTCGGTCCAGTTCGAGGCGCTGCTCGGCGGTGACCTGTGGCTGCGAAACGCCCGGCACGCCAACGCCATGGCCGCCCGGCTGGCCACGGCGGTGCGGGCCGCCGGAGTCGAGATCGCCCACCCGGTGCAGTCCAACGCCGTCTTCGCGATCCTGCCCCCGGACGTCACCGCCCGCCTGCGCCGGCGCTTCCCGTTCCACGTGTGGGACGAGGACACCGGCGAGGTCCGCTGGATGTGCGCCTTCGACACCACTCCCGAGGACGTGGCGGCCTTCGCCGCCGCCATCGAGGAAGAGATGAGTGCCGCGCGGGCCTGA
- a CDS encoding oxygenase MpaB family protein, whose protein sequence is MNSAVPRRHPDSPRQVPGLRPFARLMRIGNPSPEQWQELGEALLIGDEPMDRIVDWMYAEGIEHTRPLFERALREGIAAVPHAPEPLREFFLRYETVPDWVDWDRIRRAERVFRMGGTDGLYIARDVSLLGGYLASGFNKTLIRTGALEKGPAKRFAETLQWALDVTSDDGMRPLGAGYRSTLHVRLIHGFVRRHVAALPDWDAEEWGVPINQTDMAATLVGALIAPFIGAMPMGIVPTRADLDAGAHLARYVGWLIGVREEWLPDGFRDAVRILYHCMTAITNPDETTPQLAMPMGDDPLGWHYRNFPALRGRIARAQHLSVASTFLGPKAMRQLGLPPYMPPWYPLLRIPVNLTRSGAALLLPGGVERAAARGRREQEAFLRQLIGERPAVIGDSAKHVSHAA, encoded by the coding sequence ATGAACTCAGCCGTGCCGCGGCGACACCCCGATTCGCCGCGCCAGGTCCCCGGCCTGCGCCCGTTCGCGCGGCTGATGCGGATCGGCAATCCCTCCCCGGAGCAGTGGCAGGAGCTGGGCGAAGCACTACTGATCGGCGACGAGCCGATGGACCGGATCGTCGACTGGATGTACGCCGAGGGGATCGAGCACACCCGCCCGCTGTTCGAGCGGGCGTTGCGCGAGGGCATCGCCGCCGTGCCGCACGCTCCCGAACCGCTGCGCGAATTCTTCCTCCGGTACGAGACCGTGCCGGACTGGGTGGACTGGGACCGGATCCGCCGCGCCGAGCGGGTGTTCCGGATGGGCGGCACCGACGGGCTCTACATCGCCCGCGACGTCTCGCTGCTGGGCGGCTATCTGGCGTCGGGCTTCAACAAGACCCTCATCCGCACCGGCGCGCTGGAGAAGGGCCCGGCCAAACGCTTCGCCGAGACCCTGCAGTGGGCGCTCGACGTCACCTCCGACGACGGCATGCGGCCCCTGGGCGCCGGCTACCGCTCGACCCTGCACGTCCGGCTGATCCACGGTTTCGTGCGGCGCCACGTGGCCGCGCTGCCGGATTGGGACGCCGAGGAGTGGGGTGTGCCGATCAACCAGACCGACATGGCGGCCACTCTGGTCGGCGCGCTGATCGCGCCGTTCATCGGAGCCATGCCGATGGGCATCGTCCCCACCCGCGCCGACCTCGACGCCGGGGCCCACCTCGCCCGCTACGTCGGCTGGCTGATCGGGGTGCGCGAGGAGTGGCTGCCGGACGGGTTCCGGGACGCGGTGCGAATCCTCTACCACTGCATGACCGCCATCACGAATCCGGACGAGACCACCCCGCAGCTGGCGATGCCGATGGGTGACGATCCGCTCGGCTGGCACTACCGCAACTTCCCGGCGCTGCGCGGCCGCATCGCGCGGGCACAGCACCTGTCGGTCGCCAGTACCTTCCTCGGCCCCAAGGCGATGCGGCAGCTCGGCCTGCCGCCGTACATGCCGCCCTGGTATCCGCTGCTGCGAATCCCGGTGAACCTCACCAGAAGTGGCGCCGCGCTGCTGCTGCCCGGCGGTGTGGAACGCGCCGCCGCCCGCGGCCGCCGCGAGCAGGAGGCGTTTCTGCGGCAGCTGATCGGCGAGCGGCCCGCGGTCATCGGCGACTCGGCGAAGCACGTGAGTCACGCCGCCTGA
- the trpB gene encoding tryptophan synthase subunit beta, producing MVVDHGVAQESCEPAPLPDEQGRFGRFGGRYVPEGLMAALAELDTAYRAACADPRFGAELRELLRDRVGRPTLLHRAPRFAESLPAPGIRVYLKREDMTHTGAHKINNALGQALLARRMGKTRIVAETGAGQHGVAVATVCAMLGLSCVVYMGAHDMGRQASNVLRMRLLGAQVRAVHAGRRRLKDAVSEAVRDWVTNVDTTHYLFGTAAGPAPYPRIVRDFQTTIGEEARAQILKAEGRLPDYVLACVGGGSNAIGLFHPFLDDPQVRLIGVEAAGRGIETGWHAATLSVGTPGEMDGSFSYLLQDEDGQIAGTHSIAAGLDYPGVGPELSHLKDSGRVSYPAVTDAVALRGMDALTRTEGIITALESAHAVGHLLELAERGALPAGAVVLVCLSGRGDKDLEIAAQQLDLAPPH from the coding sequence ATGGTTGTTGATCACGGTGTGGCGCAGGAATCCTGCGAGCCCGCTCCGCTCCCGGACGAACAGGGACGATTCGGTCGCTTCGGCGGACGGTATGTGCCCGAGGGACTGATGGCCGCGCTGGCCGAACTGGACACGGCCTATCGCGCGGCGTGCGCGGATCCGCGCTTCGGTGCCGAACTGCGGGAGTTGCTGCGCGACCGCGTCGGCCGCCCCACACTGCTGCACCGCGCGCCGCGCTTCGCGGAATCGCTACCGGCGCCGGGCATCCGGGTCTATCTGAAGCGCGAGGACATGACCCACACCGGCGCGCACAAGATCAACAACGCGCTCGGGCAGGCCCTGCTCGCCCGCCGCATGGGCAAGACCCGGATCGTGGCGGAGACCGGCGCGGGCCAGCACGGCGTGGCGGTGGCGACGGTGTGCGCGATGCTCGGACTGTCCTGCGTGGTCTACATGGGCGCGCACGACATGGGACGGCAGGCGTCGAACGTGCTGCGCATGCGGCTGCTCGGGGCGCAGGTGCGGGCAGTTCACGCGGGGCGGCGGCGATTGAAGGACGCGGTCAGCGAGGCGGTCCGGGACTGGGTGACCAACGTGGACACCACCCACTACCTGTTCGGCACCGCCGCGGGCCCGGCGCCGTATCCGCGCATCGTGCGGGACTTCCAGACGACGATCGGCGAGGAGGCCCGCGCCCAGATCCTGAAGGCCGAAGGGCGGCTGCCGGATTACGTGCTGGCCTGTGTCGGCGGTGGCAGCAACGCCATCGGGCTGTTCCACCCCTTCCTCGACGATCCGCAGGTCCGGTTGATCGGTGTGGAAGCGGCCGGGCGCGGCATCGAAACAGGGTGGCACGCGGCCACCTTGAGCGTCGGCACGCCCGGTGAGATGGACGGCTCCTTCAGCTACCTGCTACAGGACGAGGACGGCCAGATCGCCGGGACCCACAGCATCGCGGCAGGGCTGGACTATCCGGGCGTCGGCCCGGAACTCAGCCACCTCAAGGACAGCGGCCGGGTGAGCTACCCCGCGGTGACCGATGCGGTCGCCCTGCGCGGCATGGACGCTCTCACCCGCACCGAGGGCATCATCACCGCGCTGGAATCCGCCCATGCCGTAGGACACCTGCTCGAGCTGGCCGAACGCGGCGCGCTGCCCGCGGGCGCGGTGGTGCTGGTGTGCCTGTCCGGGCGCGGTGACAAGGATCTGGAGATAGCGGCACAGCAGCTGGACCTCGCCCCACCGCACTAG
- a CDS encoding SAM-dependent methyltransferase, with protein sequence MERPAWAPEGVDMSRASPARMYDALLGGSHNFEVDRLAAEAGKRLVPDLPRLALSNRAFLRRAVRFLADRGIRQFLDVGSGIPTAGNVHEVAQAIDPGIRVLYVDIDPVAVTHARTILVGNDRADAIQADLRKPDELLARTADSGLIDFTEPVGLLLVAVLHLLQDADLPVERVAALREAVAPGSHVAISHLTSAQRPEDAARLGDHSANESRVGIRFRDRAAITDLFTGWELVEPGVVEIPQWRPESERDLHEAPGRSLGLAGVGLRI encoded by the coding sequence GTGGAGAGGCCGGCGTGGGCGCCCGAGGGCGTGGACATGAGCCGGGCCAGCCCGGCCCGGATGTACGACGCCCTGCTGGGCGGGTCGCACAATTTCGAGGTCGACCGGTTGGCCGCGGAAGCGGGCAAGCGGCTCGTACCCGACCTGCCCCGATTGGCCCTGAGCAACCGGGCGTTCCTGCGCCGGGCGGTGCGCTTCCTGGCCGACCGCGGCATCCGGCAGTTCCTCGACGTCGGCTCGGGCATCCCGACCGCGGGCAATGTGCACGAGGTGGCGCAGGCGATCGATCCCGGCATCCGGGTGCTCTACGTCGACATCGATCCCGTCGCGGTCACGCACGCGCGCACCATCCTGGTGGGCAACGACCGCGCCGACGCGATCCAGGCGGACCTGCGCAAGCCGGACGAGTTACTGGCCCGGACCGCCGACTCGGGCCTGATCGACTTCACCGAGCCGGTGGGCCTGCTGCTGGTCGCGGTGCTGCATCTACTACAGGACGCGGACCTGCCGGTGGAGCGGGTCGCTGCCCTGCGCGAGGCGGTGGCGCCGGGCAGCCATGTGGCCATCTCGCACCTGACCTCCGCGCAGCGCCCGGAGGATGCCGCGCGGCTCGGCGACCATTCCGCCAACGAGAGCCGCGTCGGCATCCGCTTCCGCGATCGCGCGGCCATCACCGACTTGTTCACCGGCTGGGAACTCGTCGAGCCGGGCGTGGTCGAGATTCCGCAGTGGCGGCCGGAATCCGAGCGCGATCTACACGAGGCGCCGGGCCGCTCGCTCGGCCTGGCGGGTGTGGGGTTACGGATCTGA
- a CDS encoding dihydrofolate reductase: MTPATTSTGKRTIGLIWAQTRAGVIGANGTVPWHVPEDLAHFQETITGRAVVMGRKTWDALPVEARVEEGRRTIVVTRDPDWYAVGAERAASIEEALSLAEPDEAWVIGGGETLRTAMPYATVISVTEVSTDVTGDVYAPPISREFVMAFTTGVSRSSNGRDYYVFRSYARP; the protein is encoded by the coding sequence GTGACCCCAGCGACCACATCGACCGGCAAGCGGACCATCGGGCTGATCTGGGCGCAGACCCGCGCGGGTGTCATCGGCGCGAACGGCACGGTGCCGTGGCATGTTCCGGAGGACCTGGCGCACTTCCAGGAGACCATCACCGGCCGCGCGGTCGTCATGGGCCGCAAGACCTGGGACGCGCTGCCCGTCGAGGCACGCGTCGAAGAGGGGCGGCGCACCATCGTCGTCACCCGCGATCCGGACTGGTACGCCGTGGGCGCCGAGCGCGCCGCCTCGATCGAGGAGGCGTTGAGCCTGGCCGAGCCCGACGAGGCGTGGGTGATCGGCGGCGGCGAAACCCTCCGCACCGCAATGCCCTACGCGACGGTGATCTCGGTGACGGAGGTGTCCACCGACGTGACCGGCGACGTGTACGCGCCGCCGATCTCGCGGGAGTTCGTCATGGCCTTCACCACCGGGGTGTCGAGGTCGTCGAACGGCAGGGACTACTACGTCTTCCGCAGCTACGCCCGGCCGTAG